From Abyssibius alkaniclasticus:
GAAGCGGTTGAAACGCTGTTCAACGTCAAGGTCAAGGCGGTGAATACTGCCGTGACCAAAGGCAAGGTCAAGCGCTTCAAAGGCAAGCTCGGCACCCGCAAGGATGTCAAGAAAGCCTATGTGACGCTGGAAGCCGGGAACACCATCGACGTTTCCACCGGCCTTTGATAGAAGACCACGAATCACGGCCCCGACAACGGGGCCGTGTTGCATTTACTAAACCGGGCTCGCATAGAGCCCTAAGCACACGGAAGACAGCAAGATGGCATTGAAGTCGTATAAACCGACAACGCCTGGCCAGCGCGGACTGGTTCTGATCGACCGTTCGGAGCTTTGGAAAGGCCGCCCGGTCAAATCCCTCACCGAGGGTTTGTCCAAGAATGGCGGACGGAACAATACCGGGCGGATCACCATGCGTCGCAAAGGCGGCGGCGCGAAACGCTTGTATCGTATTGTGGATTTCAAACGCACGAAGTTTGACATGCCCGCAATCGTCGAGCGCATTGAGTATGACCCGAACCGGACCGCGTTCATCGCGCTGATCCGCTATGAGGACGGTGTCGCCACCTATATCCTTGCACCCCAGCGCCTTGCGCTTGGTGATACGGTAATTGCCTCGGCCAAGGCCGATGTGAAGCCCGGCAACGCCATGCCCTTCACCGGGATGCCGATTGGCACGATCGTGCATAACATCGAGTTGAAGCAGGGCAAGGGTGGCCAGTTGGCCCGCGCTGCCGGCACATATGCACAGTTTGTCGGCCGCGATGGCGGCTATGCGCAGATCCGTCTGGCCTCGGGCGAGCTGCGCCTTGTGCGCCAGGAATGCATGGCAACGGTTGGCGCAGTCTCCAACCCCGACCACGGCAACCAGAACCTTGGTAAAGCCGGTCGTAACCGCCATAAAGGCATCCGCCCCTCGGTGCGCGGTGTTGCCATGAACCCGATCGACCACCCGCATGGTGGTGGTGAAGGCCGCACATCCGGTGGCCGCCACCCCGTTACCCCCTGGGGTAAAGGCACCAAGGGCAACAAAACCCGCACCAACAAAGCGACCGACAAGTATATCTTGCGCTCGCGCAATGCGAAGAAGGGTCGGTAATCATGGCACGCTCTATCTGGAAAGGCCCGTTCGTCGAGGCCCATATTCTGAAGAAAGCCGAGAAAACGCGCGAATCCGGCCGCAACGAAGTGATCAAGATCTGGTCGCGCCGTTCGACCATTCTGCCGCAATTCGTTGGCCTGACCTTCGGTGTTTACAACGGCAAGAAACATATCCCGGTCAATGTGACCGAGGACATGATCGGCCAGAAATTCGGTGAATATTCCCCAACGCGCACCTATTACGGGCACGCCGCGGACAAAAAAGCGAAGCGGAAGTAGATCATGGGACAAGAAAAAAACCCCCGCCGCGCCGCGGATAATGAAGCAATTGCAACCCTGCGAATGTTGCGCGGTTCCGGCCAGAAGCTGAATGAAGTGGCTCAGATGATCCGCAACAAGCCGGTTGACAAGGCTTTGGCCGATCTGACCTTCTCCAAGCGCCGTATCGCGATTGACGTGAAAAAGTGCCTGCAGTCGGCGATTGCCAATGCGGAAAACAACCACGGTCTGGATGTTGATGAACTGGTCGTTGCCGAAGCCTATGTCGGCAAAAACCTGGTGATGAAACGTGGCCGTCCGCGTGCCCGTGGTCGCTACGGCAAGATTCTGAAGCCGTTCAGCCAGCTCACCATCAAAGTTCGCCAGAATGCAGCCGAGGAGCAAGCGTAATGGGACACAAGATCAACCCGATCGGTCTGCGCCTGCAGATCAACCGCACCTGGGACAGCCGCTGGTTTGCCGATACCAAAGATTTCGGCAACCTGCTGCACGAAGACCTGGCCATTCGCGCTTTCGTCAAGAAAACCTGCGCACAGGCTGGTATTTCGCGCGTGATCATCGAGCGTCCGCACCGCAAGTGCCGCGTGTCGATCCATGCAGCGCGCCCCGGCGTGATCATCGGCAAAAAAGGTGCCGACATCGAAACGCTGCGCAAGCAACTTTCGGAGTTCACCAGCTCGGAACTGCATCTCAACATCGTTGAAGTGCGCAAGCCCGAGATCGATGCCGCCCTGGTCGCCGAGAATATCGCCCAGCAGTTGGAGCGCCGTGTGTCGTTCCGCCGTGCGGTGAAACGCTCGATCCAGAATGCAATGCGCATGGGTGCCCTTGGGATTCGTGTTGAAGTGGCTGGCCGTTTGGGCGGCGCCGAGATTGCCCGCACCGAATGGGCCGCCGAAGGCCGCGTTCCGCGCCACACGCTGCGTGCCGATATTGATTATGCGCTGGCTGAAAGCCTGACCGCTTATGGCATCATCGGTGTCAAGGTCTGGATCTTCAAAGGCGAGATCATGGAGCACGACCCGCAGGCACGTGATCGTCGCCAGTCCGAAATGCAAGAAGGTGGTTCGCGTTCTCAGCAGCGTCGCTGAGAACCGAATCTCTTGAAGGAGAGAAAAGA
This genomic window contains:
- the rplB gene encoding 50S ribosomal protein L2, producing the protein MALKSYKPTTPGQRGLVLIDRSELWKGRPVKSLTEGLSKNGGRNNTGRITMRRKGGGAKRLYRIVDFKRTKFDMPAIVERIEYDPNRTAFIALIRYEDGVATYILAPQRLALGDTVIASAKADVKPGNAMPFTGMPIGTIVHNIELKQGKGGQLARAAGTYAQFVGRDGGYAQIRLASGELRLVRQECMATVGAVSNPDHGNQNLGKAGRNRHKGIRPSVRGVAMNPIDHPHGGGEGRTSGGRHPVTPWGKGTKGNKTRTNKATDKYILRSRNAKKGR
- the rpsC gene encoding 30S ribosomal protein S3; translated protein: MGHKINPIGLRLQINRTWDSRWFADTKDFGNLLHEDLAIRAFVKKTCAQAGISRVIIERPHRKCRVSIHAARPGVIIGKKGADIETLRKQLSEFTSSELHLNIVEVRKPEIDAALVAENIAQQLERRVSFRRAVKRSIQNAMRMGALGIRVEVAGRLGGAEIARTEWAAEGRVPRHTLRADIDYALAESLTAYGIIGVKVWIFKGEIMEHDPQARDRRQSEMQEGGSRSQQRR
- the rpsS gene encoding 30S ribosomal protein S19 produces the protein MARSIWKGPFVEAHILKKAEKTRESGRNEVIKIWSRRSTILPQFVGLTFGVYNGKKHIPVNVTEDMIGQKFGEYSPTRTYYGHAADKKAKRK
- a CDS encoding 50S ribosomal protein L23 — encoded protein: MTTKAELYDVIRKPIITEKATMASEYNAVVFEVAMDANKPMIKEAVETLFNVKVKAVNTAVTKGKVKRFKGKLGTRKDVKKAYVTLEAGNTIDVSTGL
- the rplV gene encoding 50S ribosomal protein L22 codes for the protein MGQEKNPRRAADNEAIATLRMLRGSGQKLNEVAQMIRNKPVDKALADLTFSKRRIAIDVKKCLQSAIANAENNHGLDVDELVVAEAYVGKNLVMKRGRPRARGRYGKILKPFSQLTIKVRQNAAEEQA